One window of Paludibacter propionicigenes WB4 genomic DNA carries:
- a CDS encoding HNH endonuclease signature motif containing protein, translated as MVRRHNTDRNGNSWSEATKKVVWNKGAIIPGYPSEVWRSDKCGKVMKYSEHGNRSSDYGWEIDHITPVAYGGSDDLNNLQPLNWSNNVDKSDKLYWTCPR; from the coding sequence ATGGTAAGAAGACATAATACAGATCGAAATGGTAATAGCTGGTCAGAAGCAACTAAAAAGGTAGTATGGAATAAAGGAGCAATTATTCCTGGTTATCCTTCAGAGGTTTGGAGGAGTGATAAATGTGGTAAGGTTATGAAATACTCTGAACATGGAAATAGAAGTTCAGATTATGGTTGGGAAATAGATCATATAACTCCAGTTGCATATGGCGGGTCTGATGATTTAAATAACTTACAACCTTTAAATTGGAGTAATAACGTTGATAAAAGTGATAAATTATATTGGACTTGTCCCCGCTAG
- a CDS encoding sensor histidine kinase — protein MKTRVIMYLSLLGIGLILSMQAYLVYTNYKQARSYLTHESDAVIDEAFRTELNQRNTFYKHQSGEDTLKTPPPRTKQNSTQYTMSEAKAYKDNLTLLTTLILNRFVSNTVPMNLHKLDSITGAILKAKNIESKYVVRIIDCKTGKVKEHSAQQPALSVFQIPSQIQDIDLDKKISLQLVLINPFAIIFKRMGILLASSVLVALFCFYGLWFLFRSQARQKMLMKVKNDFFGHTAHELKRPVAQLHLALEALSRPGIDENKAKKERYLAISKEATKDMSEKITMIMTLSMAEEGVFKLNYSDFNLVEEVRKLKEQFSAITEKDISIEIENTDADIQIKADKDHLRQCIANLIDNAIKYSGVSVNILIRINRMKDLLRLSVQDNGIGINPEKLSSVFEKYTRLNTASGSPSGFGIGLSYVKTVVEKHAGHIEVQSEPGKGSEFILSLPV, from the coding sequence ATGAAAACCCGTGTAATTATGTATCTGTCCTTGCTTGGAATAGGTCTTATCCTGTCTATGCAGGCCTATCTTGTTTACACCAACTACAAGCAAGCACGCAGCTACCTCACACACGAGTCGGACGCGGTGATTGATGAGGCTTTTCGTACCGAACTCAACCAACGGAACACGTTTTACAAGCACCAATCCGGCGAAGACACACTCAAAACGCCTCCCCCACGCACGAAGCAGAACTCAACGCAATACACCATGAGCGAAGCAAAGGCGTATAAAGACAACCTAACATTACTTACAACATTGATTTTAAACCGATTTGTAAGTAATACAGTACCCATGAACCTACACAAGCTGGACAGCATAACTGGCGCCATACTGAAGGCAAAAAATATCGAGTCGAAATATGTAGTGAGGATAATAGATTGTAAAACGGGGAAGGTAAAAGAACACTCCGCACAACAGCCGGCGCTATCGGTATTTCAGATTCCGTCGCAGATACAGGACATAGATTTGGACAAAAAGATAAGCTTGCAGTTGGTACTGATCAATCCTTTTGCCATCATTTTCAAGCGCATGGGGATTCTGTTGGCCAGCTCGGTACTGGTAGCGCTGTTTTGTTTCTATGGGCTCTGGTTTCTGTTCCGCTCGCAGGCACGCCAAAAAATGCTGATGAAAGTGAAGAACGACTTTTTCGGACACACCGCTCACGAGCTCAAGCGCCCCGTGGCTCAACTGCATTTGGCGCTGGAAGCCCTGTCCAGACCGGGGATTGATGAAAACAAAGCCAAGAAGGAACGCTATCTGGCTATTTCGAAAGAAGCGACCAAAGATATGTCGGAGAAAATTACCATGATCATGACCCTGTCCATGGCCGAAGAAGGAGTTTTCAAGCTGAATTATTCTGACTTCAATCTGGTGGAAGAAGTCCGGAAACTGAAAGAACAATTCTCTGCCATCACCGAGAAAGACATCAGCATAGAAATAGAAAACACGGACGCCGATATACAGATTAAGGCCGATAAAGACCACCTGCGGCAATGCATTGCCAACCTGATTGACAATGCCATTAAATATTCGGGTGTGTCGGTGAATATATTGATTCGTATCAACCGAATGAAAGATTTGCTCAGGCTCTCGGTACAGGATAACGGCATAGGGATCAATCCCGAAAAACTATCGAGCGTGTTTGAAAAATATACCCGGCTCAACACCGCATCCGGATCGCCTTCGGGTTTTGGAATAGGACTCAGCTACGTGAAAACCGTAGTAGAAAAACACGCCGGACACATAGAAGTGCAAAGCGAACCCGGCAAAGGGAGCGAATTTATCCTAAGCCTTCCGGTATAA
- a CDS encoding peptidylprolyl isomerase yields the protein MRYTSEPQCFVGKSLFHSIFLISLLGFILLIESCTGYGSNDTLLQIGDYKVTVADYEYMRNENNERYKLTDADLKKKIIDEGYINAYALENKYDTIASLKTRLDYAIRFYAAVQDGYMWNKKYKQALVVSETQLREAYEKQKLEYNIEFILFPDKGLLDKYCSSHSAGLSSSDFNSIKSRIGSKSGVYSSSTYQRYPFNLPGLDYDKLIQCKKGDVWGPVQTPEGYFIYRMVESRNTFKVPYNTLKPNLQKILEHKLAQKYDNERKKEVLQKAKPVMSDETINYMLSVCDMKARKWNYVDRSKVLMNYSLDGKTKAFTIADFIGFVENEPLFFGSLTQLSGIKGMLESNILDIYLYSEALKIGMLNDPEFLTFKRNRQFKIYTQHYKETNVIPKVVVTEAESRKFYNQNIDKFKTFGSCEVLIYKFKDSQTAGNSMPPIAVRYTQKPVPQEIQDRAKSIKIPEPTPATLKISDKTLSANIKSAIIRLMPTQVSMPIQMNNGYWVIYLKSKSDLIIIPYEEVKSEIAAKLPEILSNQILEQQISKLKLSYKIKTDKIDDYLTEKGKAVIKQK from the coding sequence ATGAGATATACATCTGAACCGCAGTGTTTTGTTGGAAAATCACTTTTTCATTCCATTTTCCTGATTTCCCTTTTAGGATTTATTCTTCTTATTGAAAGTTGCACCGGATACGGTAGCAATGATACCTTGCTGCAAATAGGTGACTATAAAGTTACAGTTGCCGATTATGAATACATGCGCAACGAAAACAACGAAAGATATAAACTTACCGATGCCGATCTCAAGAAAAAAATAATTGATGAAGGGTATATCAATGCCTATGCTCTGGAGAATAAATACGATACAATAGCATCGCTAAAGACAAGATTAGACTATGCCATCAGGTTTTATGCCGCAGTTCAGGATGGATATATGTGGAATAAGAAATATAAACAGGCTTTGGTTGTGAGCGAAACTCAATTGCGTGAGGCTTACGAAAAACAAAAGTTAGAATATAATATTGAGTTTATTCTTTTTCCTGACAAGGGACTCCTTGACAAATACTGCTCGTCGCATTCAGCTGGCCTATCGTCGTCTGACTTTAATTCAATAAAATCTAGAATTGGTTCTAAATCCGGAGTTTATTCCAGCAGTACTTATCAACGATATCCTTTCAATCTTCCCGGACTTGATTATGATAAGCTAATTCAGTGCAAAAAAGGTGATGTATGGGGACCCGTGCAAACGCCCGAAGGCTATTTTATATATCGTATGGTCGAAAGCCGAAATACATTTAAAGTTCCATATAATACCCTGAAACCGAATCTTCAAAAGATACTGGAACATAAGCTCGCACAGAAATATGACAACGAACGTAAGAAAGAGGTTCTGCAAAAAGCCAAACCTGTCATGTCGGACGAAACAATAAATTATATGCTTTCTGTATGCGATATGAAAGCCAGAAAATGGAATTATGTGGATAGGAGCAAGGTGCTTATGAACTATTCATTGGATGGCAAAACCAAGGCATTCACCATCGCCGATTTTATAGGATTTGTAGAAAATGAACCGCTCTTTTTTGGTTCGCTGACTCAATTGTCGGGCATAAAAGGGATGTTGGAAAGCAATATATTAGATATTTACTTGTACAGTGAAGCATTGAAGATAGGCATGCTCAACGACCCCGAATTTCTTACATTCAAACGAAACCGACAGTTTAAAATTTATACGCAGCACTACAAGGAAACTAATGTTATACCTAAAGTGGTGGTCACAGAAGCCGAAAGTCGGAAATTTTATAACCAAAATATAGACAAATTCAAGACATTCGGATCTTGCGAAGTGCTAATTTATAAATTTAAAGATAGTCAGACAGCCGGAAACAGCATGCCTCCTATTGCAGTGCGCTATACGCAAAAACCCGTACCCCAGGAAATACAGGATCGGGCAAAAAGCATAAAGATACCTGAACCAACCCCAGCAACATTAAAAATAAGTGATAAAACTTTATCCGCAAATATCAAATCAGCAATTATCCGGCTTATGCCCACTCAAGTTTCAATGCCGATTCAAATGAATAATGGATATTGGGTTATTTATCTCAAATCAAAAAGCGACCTCATTATTATTCCATACGAAGAGGTGAAGAGCGAGATAGCAGCTAAGTTACCGGAGATATTAAGTAATCAAATCCTCGAACAGCAAATCAGCAAGCTCAAGCTCAGCTATAAAATAAAAACAGACAAGATAGATGACTATCTGACTGAAAAGGGGAAAGCAGTAATTAAACAGAAATAG
- a CDS encoding ORF6N domain-containing protein, with translation MYEVTAGNLNKAVKRNADRFPDDFMFQLTNEEFDLIFQNGTSSFGGTCAR, from the coding sequence ATGTATGAAGTTACCGCCGGCAATTTAAATAAAGCTGTGAAACGAAACGCGGATAGATTTCCGGATGATTTTATGTTTCAGCTCACGAACGAAGAATTTGATTTGATATTCCAAAATGGAACATCAAGTTTTGGGGGTACCTGCGCAAGATAG
- a CDS encoding response regulator transcription factor → MKTKVLLVEDDANLAFMLTDGLEAEGFEVQHVDEGEKVLQTMTRFCPCIILLDVNLKGVMNGFETGAKIRQTAQLPIIFITSRTQAEDLQTGFQLGNVDYLKKPFGMRELVLRINELLQRNERKTICDEVSRIGNYLFSASEQSLQLETEKIHLPKNECAVLNMLFKNRGRVLSKKEILETVWNEPDLKSKEPSLNNILFSLRSKLSNDSAISIETIPKVGWKLTIR, encoded by the coding sequence ATGAAGACAAAAGTACTCTTGGTTGAAGATGATGCGAATTTGGCCTTTATGCTGACCGATGGGTTGGAAGCGGAAGGATTTGAAGTACAGCATGTGGATGAAGGCGAGAAAGTGTTGCAAACAATGACACGCTTTTGTCCATGCATCATACTGCTGGATGTAAACCTGAAAGGCGTAATGAATGGATTCGAAACAGGAGCTAAAATACGGCAAACGGCTCAGTTACCCATCATATTTATCACCTCGCGCACTCAGGCAGAAGACCTGCAGACCGGCTTTCAGTTGGGCAACGTAGATTATCTGAAAAAACCCTTCGGTATGCGCGAGTTGGTGCTACGCATTAATGAGCTACTGCAGCGCAACGAACGCAAAACCATTTGTGACGAAGTAAGCCGTATTGGTAACTACCTGTTTTCCGCCAGCGAACAAAGCCTGCAACTGGAGACCGAAAAGATCCACTTACCGAAAAATGAATGCGCTGTACTAAACATGCTGTTCAAAAATCGGGGCAGAGTACTCTCCAAAAAAGAGATTCTGGAAACGGTGTGGAACGAACCCGATTTAAAAAGCAAAGAGCCATCGCTTAATAATATCCTGTTTTCACTTCGCTCCAAACTCAGCAACGACAGCGCTATTTCGATTGAAACAATCCCAAAAGTAGGTTGGAAACTAACCATCAGGTAA
- a CDS encoding aldose epimerase family protein codes for MKNIFLSFIVVALFITSCSSNKKAAQVFPQSNFDTIVDGKKVSVYTLKNANGVTAQITNYGARLVSLWVPDNKGEFKDVVWGFETIKGYLTAKDLFAGPIVGRYGNRIGKGQFSLDGKAYQLTLNDHGNQLHGGAKGFFTKVWDARPFKNDKGEDAVEMTYLSPAGEEGYPGNLTIKVTYTITAKNELAINYSATTDSATVLNPTSHAYFNLHGTTAQSTNSHILTIYADKYTPTDSLLIPTGEVADLTNTPLDFRKPTVIGERIKTDFVALKYGKGYDHNFVLNKKAGEVTLAAEVYEPATGIVMKVSTNQPALQFYSGNFMDGVDTGKRGDKHNYRCGIALETQNYPDAPNHANFPTSVLKPGETYKQVAIYAFEVKK; via the coding sequence ATGAAAAATATATTTTTATCATTTATTGTTGTAGCTCTTTTTATAACAAGTTGCTCAAGCAACAAAAAAGCTGCTCAGGTTTTTCCTCAAAGTAATTTCGACACCATCGTTGATGGCAAGAAAGTGAGTGTATACACATTGAAAAACGCCAACGGCGTAACCGCTCAAATCACTAATTACGGTGCTCGTCTTGTAAGTTTATGGGTGCCTGATAACAAAGGCGAATTCAAAGATGTAGTATGGGGATTCGAAACTATTAAAGGATATCTTACTGCAAAAGATTTGTTTGCCGGTCCTATCGTAGGTCGTTACGGAAACAGAATCGGTAAAGGTCAGTTTTCTCTCGACGGAAAAGCTTACCAGCTAACATTAAATGATCATGGCAATCAACTTCATGGTGGAGCAAAAGGATTTTTCACCAAAGTGTGGGATGCTCGTCCGTTTAAAAACGATAAAGGCGAAGATGCTGTAGAAATGACCTACTTATCTCCTGCAGGCGAAGAAGGTTATCCCGGCAACCTGACTATCAAAGTTACCTACACCATTACCGCCAAAAACGAATTAGCCATAAACTATTCGGCTACTACAGATTCGGCTACAGTACTGAACCCAACTTCACATGCATATTTTAATTTGCACGGTACTACCGCACAATCTACCAATTCGCATATCCTTACCATTTATGCCGATAAATATACCCCGACAGATTCGTTGTTGATCCCAACAGGCGAAGTTGCCGACCTGACCAATACTCCGCTTGATTTCAGAAAACCAACCGTTATCGGTGAACGTATCAAAACTGACTTCGTAGCATTGAAATACGGTAAAGGTTATGACCACAACTTTGTGCTGAATAAAAAAGCAGGCGAAGTGACTCTGGCTGCCGAAGTATACGAACCTGCAACAGGTATTGTGATGAAAGTAAGCACAAACCAACCTGCACTTCAGTTCTACAGTGGTAACTTTATGGATGGTGTAGATACCGGAAAACGTGGTGACAAACACAACTACCGTTGTGGAATAGCACTGGAAACTCAAAACTATCCAGATGCTCCAAACCATGCCAATTTCCCAACTTCGGTACTAAAACCGGGTGAAACTTACAAACAAGTGGCTATTTACGCATTTGAGGTAAAGAAATAA
- a CDS encoding PLAT/LH2 domain-containing protein, producing MESKINDEQLLARTKCQYKIEVKTANVKNAGTDDNVYIQIFGEVKGKGATEKRETKSFKLDNSSDNFEKNQIDTFFKDEDNVGELTHIIVVADKKGDKPGWLIDFIRIIVNDKVSTFTNTKKIWLTADDHGNLTELLLKVDKKIVEDKDVVS from the coding sequence ATGGAATCAAAAATCAATGATGAGCAATTATTAGCAAGAACAAAATGTCAGTACAAGATTGAAGTAAAAACAGCAAACGTAAAAAATGCTGGTACCGATGACAATGTTTATATACAGATATTTGGAGAGGTAAAAGGAAAAGGAGCAACAGAAAAAAGAGAAACAAAAAGCTTTAAACTTGATAACTCTTCAGATAATTTTGAAAAAAATCAGATTGATACATTCTTTAAGGATGAAGATAATGTAGGAGAATTGACTCACATCATAGTTGTTGCGGATAAAAAAGGGGACAAACCAGGTTGGTTAATCGATTTTATAAGAATTATTGTTAACGATAAAGTTTCGACATTTACGAATACGAAGAAAATCTGGCTGACAGCTGATGATCATGGTAATTTGACAGAACTCTTATTGAAAGTTGACAAAAAAATAGTAGAAGATAAAGATGTTGTGAGCTGA
- a CDS encoding DUF3761 domain-containing protein → MKKKLLLFVNLLIVFSAIAQNSVRYTTVRLNLREDANASSNVIAVLPRGTVVNVAKECDCAWILVSYEGKEGYVSSKYLSYTQPAQTKHSIVKHQQRTKYYINSAGERVQSPTHYQSVPAGATALCWDGTYSFSQSRRGTCSHHGGVKIWL, encoded by the coding sequence ATGAAAAAAAAATTACTCCTTTTTGTCAACCTTCTGATAGTTTTTTCTGCTATTGCACAAAATAGCGTCAGATATACAACCGTTAGACTCAATTTACGCGAAGATGCTAATGCGTCATCAAATGTCATAGCTGTTCTGCCACGAGGTACAGTTGTAAATGTAGCTAAAGAATGTGACTGTGCATGGATACTCGTATCGTATGAAGGTAAGGAAGGGTATGTAAGCTCAAAATACCTATCATACACACAGCCTGCACAAACTAAACACAGCATTGTAAAGCATCAGCAACGCACAAAGTATTATATCAATTCAGCAGGTGAAAGGGTTCAGTCTCCAACTCATTATCAGTCTGTTCCTGCAGGTGCCACAGCCCTGTGTTGGGATGGAACTTATAGTTTTAGCCAAAGTCGGCGGGGTACTTGTTCACATCACGGGGGAGTAAAGATCTGGCTTTGA
- a CDS encoding zinc ribbon-containing protein: MPTTGQKPGRGTYYCTNCGQSVTLDDDSDILPPCPKCSHTNFR, translated from the coding sequence ATGCCAACCACAGGTCAAAAACCAGGGAGAGGAACTTATTATTGTACTAACTGCGGTCAGTCAGTGACGCTAGACGATGATTCAGATATTTTACCTCCATGCCCCAAATGTAGTCATACCAATTTTAGGTAG
- a CDS encoding DUF6261 family protein, whose amino-acid sequence MKRHLTALNVDTLGQLGVRVSEISAPYGFASGNPLLERVNTVKNVYVEVLDKNTYSGHGKLVRQADGVFDNRFLRMRDLLTSFIDIDGLAAHQDAVDLYAVFDTHGLDLYHMSYGDELIHADALIADLDKRENQGRIARLNLQEVYALLKEAYQVLKSLTNEQTTANAALRAMESSTSLRRNLEDALRSYLDYVDIMAQIDANWKPMQLELIEAVKAAVNSKRNSPKKDDKTTKTK is encoded by the coding sequence ATGAAAAGACATCTTACTGCTTTGAATGTAGATACGCTCGGTCAGTTGGGCGTACGCGTCAGCGAAATTTCGGCTCCATACGGGTTTGCAAGCGGCAATCCTCTGTTGGAGCGGGTAAATACCGTAAAAAACGTATATGTGGAAGTGCTGGATAAGAATACTTACAGCGGACACGGGAAACTGGTACGTCAAGCCGATGGAGTGTTCGACAACCGTTTTCTGCGCATGCGCGATTTACTTACTTCTTTTATTGATATCGACGGATTGGCGGCGCATCAGGATGCGGTAGATCTGTATGCCGTTTTCGATACTCACGGGCTCGACCTGTATCACATGAGCTATGGCGACGAACTGATACATGCCGATGCGCTGATAGCTGACCTTGATAAACGCGAAAATCAGGGACGCATAGCTCGTCTGAATCTGCAGGAAGTATACGCATTGCTGAAAGAAGCATACCAGGTGCTTAAAAGTCTGACAAACGAACAGACTACGGCCAATGCAGCCTTGCGCGCCATGGAGTCGTCCACATCGCTCCGTCGGAACCTGGAAGATGCCCTGCGCAGCTACCTCGATTATGTGGATATAATGGCTCAGATAGATGCCAACTGGAAACCTATGCAACTGGAGCTGATCGAAGCCGTGAAAGCTGCCGTGAACAGCAAAAGAAATTCTCCCAAGAAAGACGATAAAACCACAAAAACTAAATAA